The following DNA comes from Thermomicrobiales bacterium.
CCGCGTTCGAGACGCATGCTCACATCGCGCAGAGCGGTGACCGCGCCAAAGCTCTTGCTCAGATGCTCGACCTCGATAACCGGCGGAATTGGCTCAGCCATCAACGTTTCCTCTTCACTCGCACCGCGTCGAGCTGCACGTTCAGAATCATGGCCGCGAGGATCGCCAGGCCGAGATAGATGTTCGATTCCGTGGCCTGGGCGCCGAGCAGCACCAAACCATTGTTCAGACAGGAGATCACGAAAGCGCCAATCAACGCGCCAATCACTGTGCCGGAACCGCCCATCAACGAGGTGCCGCCGATGACCGCGGCGGCGATCGCGAGCAGGGTTAGCGTGCTGCCGCCGGTATCGGGAGCCGCGGAGCCAACCACGGTCGCCGTGATCACGCCAGTCAACGCGGCCAACGCGCCACTGATCATGAAGGCGGCGATCTTGATGCGATCGGTGCGCACGCCGATCTCGCGCGCGGCCAGCAGGTTGCTGCCGGTGGACACGATATGCAGTCCGAATACCGTGCGGGCCAGCACGAGCGTCAGGACCAAGGTAACGATCAGTGTCCAGATGAATGGCGTAAAGCCGGTGAGCCCATCCCAGGAAAAAAGCGAATCACGGGGACCGTACAGATTCTGGCCGAAGATGTAGTTGAACGGCTGCTTCACCGGCATCCGGATGGGCTGACTGTTCGCGTACGAGACCGTGAAGCCAGTCAAGAGAAAGAACGTGCCGAGCGTCGTAATCAACGACGGGATGCGCAGCTTGGTGGTAATGAACCCATTGAAGAACCCGACGCCGATGCCAATGAGGATTGCGATGGGGGCAGTCAACCAAAGCGACAACTCCCAGTCCTGACTTATCCGAATCATCAGATACGGGGCCAGTGCATAGATCGCGCCGACTGACAGATCGATCTCCGCGGTAATCATCACCACGACGATTCCCACGGCGATCATGCCAATCCGGGCAGTATCGCGCAGCACCACGCTCATCACCGGACTGGTCAGGAAGACACTGTTGTTGAGCTGGATATAGATAATGAGCAGGATCGCGACGGCAGCGATGCTCGCTTCCCGGTAACGGGCAATGAAATCGATGGCAGGCTCGAACCACCGGCGGCTTTCCGCCGGGGTTTCCTCCTGACGCTCCGATGCGACTCCTTCTGCCATCTTCCCTGCTTCTACTCACCTATCGAACGCCGGTTTCCATCCTTGATGGCACTGAGGAGACGCTCACCTCGCATCTCGACCACAGGTGCTCGCTACGCCCGCATCTCGGTCACTTCGCCGTTTGTATGGGGACGCCAGCGACACTGCCGGC
Coding sequences within:
- a CDS encoding ABC transporter permease, with translation MAEGVASERQEETPAESRRWFEPAIDFIARYREASIAAVAILLIIYIQLNNSVFLTSPVMSVVLRDTARIGMIAVGIVVVMITAEIDLSVGAIYALAPYLMIRISQDWELSLWLTAPIAILIGIGVGFFNGFITTKLRIPSLITTLGTFFLLTGFTVSYANSQPIRMPVKQPFNYIFGQNLYGPRDSLFSWDGLTGFTPFIWTLIVTLVLTLVLARTVFGLHIVSTGSNLLAAREIGVRTDRIKIAAFMISGALAALTGVITATVVGSAAPDTGGSTLTLLAIAAAVIGGTSLMGGSGTVIGALIGAFVISCLNNGLVLLGAQATESNIYLGLAILAAMILNVQLDAVRVKRKR